The Medicago truncatula cultivar Jemalong A17 chromosome 4, MtrunA17r5.0-ANR, whole genome shotgun sequence genome includes a region encoding these proteins:
- the LOC25492864 gene encoding lysine histidine transporter-like 8, translated as MGQVNEADYMRSEVALLQFSDADFKPPLSPTVIHIHDHPTTSFGSESDPSSPSVQQNQHPKDEWLPITESRNGNARFATYHILNSNIGFQALMLPVAFATLGWAWGSVCLSIAFIWQLYTIFLLIELHESPSGKRHSRYLFLAMSAFGARLGKIAALFPVMYLSGGSCVMFIITGGGTMKQLFKILCENDDGTMCSAHSLSGVEWFLVFTCLAILIAQLPNLNSMAAISLVGAVASISYCTLFWSLSVKKGRPMGVSYNTTLVSQEVTVVKISDILNAIGIIVLAFRGHNLVLEIQGTMPSNLKETSKEPMRRGVTIAYILIAACVIPIAIAGFWAYGNQIPDKGLLTAFPQFHKEQATKFSIGALYVWVILHCLTSFQVYAMPVFDNLELRYTVIKNQKCPRWLRTCFRLFFGGFTFFIAVTFPFLPSLSALIGGMTLVPLTYAYPCFMWLSLKKPRKNGAIWLFNLVLGCLGMLLSVLLVVAAIRTLADKGLHANFFKP; from the exons ATGGGACAAGTGAATGAAGCTGATTATATGAGATCAGAAGTTGCTCTTTTGCAATTTTCTGATGCAGATTTTAAACCTCCACTATCTCCTACGGTTATACACATTCATGATCATCCAACGACCAGTTTTGGCTCAGAATCTGACCCTTCTTCACCAAGTGTCCAACAAAATCAACATCCAAAAGATGAGTGGCTTCCTATCACAGAATCCAGAAATGGTAATGCCAGATTTGCAACTTATCATATTCTTAATTCCAACATTGGATTTCAAGCTCTCATGCTTCCTGTGGCCTTTGCAACTCTTGGTTG GGCATGGGGTAGTGTGTGTTTATCAATAGCATTCATTTGGCAACTTTATACCATATTTCTCCTTATTGAGCTTCATGAATCTCCTTCTGGAAAACGTCACAGTAGATACCTCTTCCTTGCAATGTCTGCCTTTG GTGCAAGGTTAGGAAAAATAGCTGCATTATTTCCAGTAATGTACCTATCAGGAGGCAGCTGTGTAATGTTTATAATCACCGGTGGTGGGACAATGAAGCAATTATTCAAGATTCTTTGCGAAAACGATGATGGGACGATGTGCAGCGCGCACTCGCTGAGCGGAGTCGAGTGGTTCTTAGTGTTTACTTGTTTGGCAATTCTTATTGCTCAGTTGCCTAACCTTAACTCAATGGCTGCTATCTCTTTGGTAGGGGCTGTTGCCTCTATAAGTTACTGCACACTTTTTTGGTCACTTTCTGTTAAGAAAGGTAGGCCAATGGGTGTGTCCTACAATACTACATTGGTGTCACAAGAAGTTACCGTGGTGAAGATTAGTGACATTTTGAATGCTATTGGAATTATTGTGCTAGCTTTCAGAGGTCACAATCTTGTGCTTGAAATTCAG GGGACTATGCCGTCAAATTTGAAAGAAACATCGAAAGAACCAATGCGTAGAGGAGTGACCATTGCGTATATACTCATTGCCGCGTGTGTCATTCCCATCGCAATCGCCGGATTTTGGGCATATGGAAATCAG ATACCTGATAAAGGATTGTTAACTGCGTTCCCACAATTCCACAAAGAACAAGCAACAAAATTCTCGATTGGCGCACTTTATGTTTGGGTGATACTACATTGTTTAACTAGCTTCCAAGTCTATGCAATGCCTGTATTTGACAACTTGGAGCTAAGATACACAgtcataaaaaatcaaaaatgtCCAAGATGGTTGAGAACATGCTTTCGCTTATTCTTTGGAGGGTTCACATTTTTTATTGCTGTAACATTCCCATTCTTACCAAGCCTTTCAGCTCTGATAGGTGGAATGACCCTAGTGCCTCTCACATATGCATACCCTTGTTTCATGTGGTTATCTCTTAAGAAACCTCGTAAAAATGGTGCAATCTGGTTGTTTAATCTTGTACTTGGTTGTTTAGGGATGCTTCTAAGTGTTCTTTTGGTGGTTGCTGCTATAAGGACTTTGGCTGATAAAGGGTTACATGCTAACTTCTTCAAACCATAA